The genomic segment agctgggactgcaggcgccccccaccgcgcccggctagtagGAGGGAAGGTCTTTCTAAAGGCTCTGGACCTCATAGGAGGCTGGACAGAactcatgcctcagccccaccTCTTACTAGttatgtgaacttgggcaagtgacttaacttctctaagcctcagcttcTTCAGCTACACAATGGGGATGACTACCGCGGTGGGGTGATAAGAGGATGAAATGAGTAAATATTTGGAAAGTACTTGGAACTATGGCACCCTGATAGAATTTATGCAAGCATTTGTTAAATACAAAGGGAAGGCCTGTCCCAGGTATCCACCCCCACTATACCTACttctcagatgagaaaattgagttaCAGTGCGGTGAAACTTAACAGTTAAGACAGTTAGTGGTGAaactaggatttgaacctagacAGTCTGGCTCCAAAGCGTGTGCTCCTAACCACAAGCTAAGCAGAATAGAAATAAATCACAGAGCTCCCCAGAGCCTCCTAACTTGGCCGTGCTGGGCTGCCAGGTAGCGTGAGGGGCAGTGGCGTCCCAGCCTCCAGGGATGCGGCCCCTGCTCCAGCCAGCCTCTCTGTTCTCTCCGCACACAGAAAGCGGTGAGTTGTCCTGCCGGGCTGCCCGTGTCTCAGCACTGGGACCTGCTGGGGGCGGGGGAGCTGGTGGTCTGGGGCTGATAGACCCTCTGCCCCCACCCAGAAGGAGGAGAGGGCCCCGTCTCCCCCCGTGGAGGTGGACGAACCCCGGGAGTTTGTGCTCCGGCCTGCCCCCCAGGGCCGCACGGTGCGCTGCCGGCTGACCCGGGACAAGAAGGGCATGGATCGAGGCATGTATCCCTCGTACTTCCTGCACCTGGACTCAGAGAagaaggtgggtggggagaggcagCAGAGGAGGGAGGGTGGAGAGGTCCGGGATGGGGGCCGGGGACAAACGGGCCTGCTTTCTCCCCGCCGCTCACCTCCATCCCTTCCCACCTTCTCTTCCCATCCTCTCACCTGTCTCCCCTTTTCCCCAGGTGTTCCTCTTGGCTGGCAGGAAACGAAAACGGAGCAAGACAGCCAATTACCTCATCTCCAGCGACCCTACCAATCTGTCCCGAGCGGGGGAGAATTTcatcgggaagctgaggtggggctgGGCTTCCTGGGGCGGAGGGGTGGGGGGTGCTTGGGTCAGCAAGAAGGCCATAGCCAGTCATCTCTGTCCTGCTGTGCCTGGCAGGGCACCCACCACACTGGGCACCCTGGAAACATCCCCTAGCCTCGGGCCTCTCACTTTGATGTACATAGATCGTTTGGGGAGCTTATTAAAATGTTTCAATGTGTGGGGTGGGCCCGGGAGTCTACTTTTTTAATGAGCACCCAGGCGATGCCCACACTGCTGCCAGCACAGGTCTTCACTTGGAGCAGGGCATAAGTTCCACGAGGGCAGGCACTGTGCCTGTCTTGTTTAGGGCTCAGTTCCTAGCACTGAACACATATTAgctcaacaagtatttactgatcAAATGAATGAACATATATTCAGCACTATCCTGTGCTGTCTTCCCATACATCTCATCTCATCCTCACCAGGAATGTGAGCGCTGAAGGAAGGGGACGCCTGAGTCAGGccttatttcttaaatgtatgtatttaggctgggcacagtggctcatgcctgtattcccagcattttgggaggacgaggcaggtggatcacttgaggtcagaaatccgaaaccagcctggccaacatggtgaaaccccgtcactaccaaaaatacaaaaattagccgggcatggtggcacacacctggagtcccagctacctgggaggttgaggtgggagaatctcttgaacccaagaggtagagaggttgcagtgagctgaaatcatgccactgcacttcagcctgggcaacagaccaagaccctgtctcaaaaataaatgaataaataaatgtatgtatttaacaAAACTTTTATAAGGCCTAATTATGTGTCAGGTATAATTCTAAGTCACTTCCAAATGTTAACCCATTCAATCCTCTTATTGTCCAAATGAGGGAAATGCTGTTGCTCAGTCCATTTTGGGACGCTGGGGCTCAGAGAGTTTAAATACCTTGCCCAAGATCTCACAGCTAGTAATAGTAAGAGATGGGGTTGGGATTTTAACATTGCCTAGTCTCCTTGTAGATccagacttttatttatttatttatttatttatttatttattttggcgtgcactctgtcgcccacgctggagtgcaatgatgtgatcatggccgtggctcactgcagcctcgacctcccaggcccaagtgatcctcccaccttagcctcttgagtagctgggactacaggcacatgccacggTGCCTagataatttggtgggtgggggagcgggtattttttgtagagacggggttgcctgccacgttgcccaggctggttccaaactcctggactcaagcgatcctccctcctctgactcctaaagtgctgcgattataagcttgagccaccatgccctgggtTGGGCCAGCATTTAAAAAGACCTCTGCATAGGGGGAAACCTGGGGCAGGGAACATGAATTGCTCAGTTCTAAGAAACCCCCACCCTTGTAGGAAGCTCTCTAAACTGCTTGGCTATGTGGAAGGGGCCTGGGGCAGGGATGTAGGTCCCCTCAGCCCTGCCCCAAGCTCTACCCTGCTTGCAGGTCCAACCTCCTGGGGAATCGCTTCACGGTCTTTGACAACGGGCAGAACCCACAGCGTGGGTACAGCACTAATGTGGCAAGCCTTCGGCAGGAGCTGGCAGCTGTGATCTATGTGAGGACTCCACCTGTCCCCCATGCCAGGCTGCTCCCCTTACAGGGGCTGGCCTCACAGGCATCTGTTTCCTTCCCAGGAAACCAACGTGCTGGGCTTCCGTGGCCCCCGGCGCATGACCGTCATCATTCCTGGCATGAGTGCGGAGAACGAGAGGGTCCCCATCCGGCCCCGAAATGTGAGCCCCGCACCTCCATGGCCCCTGGCTCCCTATTTGAGAAACAGGGGAGTCGGGGCCCAGCTTAGGAAATAGCCAACTCCCTGGGCACGTTCATCACCCTCCAACACAAACTCATTCTGATCACCTATGGAATGGATTTGGGCTTTTTGTAATCGAATTCACTGAAAAACCACAATAGGCTTTTTGGTTGTTTGCGGAGTTTACTTCAAATTCATATATTACATCCATTCATATCTTCATTGACCACACATATTGAGTGCTAAGTATTATCCTAGGCACCTGGAAGACATCAGTGGACAAAACAAAGATCTGCCCCACCCCCCCGAAGCTGGCATTATATTGGGAGGAGAGTGACAGTAGACAATAATTgtgataaataagtaaattatggAGCATACTGGAAGGTGGTAAGTGCTATGGGGAAAAACgtcagaccaggtgcagtggctcacacctgtaaccccagcactttgggaggccaaggcgggtggatcacctgaagtcaggagtttgagaccagcctggccaacatggctaaaccctatctctactaaatatacaaaaattagccgggtgtagtggtgggcacctgtaatctcacctgtttactcaggaggctgacgcagggagtattgcttgaacccgggaggcacaggttgcagtgagccaagatcgcgccattgcactccagccttggtgacagagcgagactccgtctcaaaaatttaaaaaacgtTGCTGGGCACGGGGgtcaccattttgggaggccaagcccggcagatcacaaggtcaggagtttgagaccagcctggccaacatggtaaaatcccgtctctactaaaaatacaaaaattaactgggtgtagtgacaggcgcctgtaatcctagctactcaagaggctgaggcaggagaatcgcttgaaccccacaggcagaggttgcagtgagccaagatcacgccactgcactccagcctgggcaacagagctagactccatctcaaaataagtaaataaataaataataaaaaaataaaaaattttaaaagaaaaaagtcaaacagGGGAAGGGAGATGACAAGTGTGTAAGTCTCAGTATTAAATATAGTTGTGAGAGCAGACCTTAATAAGAAGGTGAGGGAGTGAGCCTATGGATATCTGGGGGAAGAGCAcctgggcagagggaagagccAGTGCAAGGGTCCTGTGGCAGGAGGGAGCCTGGTGGGCTGGAGGGACCACCAGGTaaccagtgtggctggagggaGAGGAGGTCAGAAAGGTGAGGGTAAGGGGTAGACAGGGCCTGTAAAACTGGTTTTTGCTCTGAGAGAAATGGGAAGCCACAGCAGGGTTTTGAGCAAAGGAGTGACATgacttgttttttttgagatggagtctcgctctgtcacccaggctggagtgcaatggcgtgatcgcagctaactgcaacctctacctcccaggttcaagagattctcctgcctcagcctcctgagtagctgggattacatgtgcccaccacctcacctagctaatttttgtattttcagtagagatggggtttcgccatgatggccaggctggtcttgaactcctgacctcaagtgacccacctgcctcagcctcccaaagtgctaggattacaggcctgagccactgtgcccggcctttttttttttttgagaacggGTCTCACTCTGGGtctcactccagcccaggctggaatacagtggtatgatcactgctcactgcagccttgacatcctggctTCAAACAGTGctgcttcctgcctcagcctctcatgtagctgagaccttaggcacatgccaccatatctggctagttttttgtagagctggggtctcactttgttgcccaggctggtctcaaactcctcaagtgatcctcttgtctcaaaagtgttgggattatatgcgtgagccaccgtgcttggcatgacttgtattttaaaaagcaaaggttGTTTTGCGTGTGTATGTATGAGGCGTAGTTTAAGATGCAGAGATGTTCTGGAGAGACGTGTCAGTCCTGTGCTCTGCTCTTTAGCACTGCAGGTCCAGTGAGTCCAGGATTTCAGAGGCTCTGGGTGACTCGCATGCCCCATCCTCACAGGAGACTGATGTCATTTTACTCATTTACAATGAAAGATAATACCCCTGTCAGCTGATCACACATCCTTCCCTGCTGGAAAGTCACAGCCCAGGCTGATCTGCAGGGCACCAGCCATGGGAGGCTCAGTCTTGAGGGTTCACTCAGCCTGTGGGCCCCACAGTTGCCCCTCCCATGCCTGGAATAAACACACAAATCCCCCAGAGGCAGCATCTCCTTACGGGGTCCTTGTTTGGACCCCGTAAGAAATGCCTAGTGCTGTTTTGGGTCTCTCTTCTGCCAATTACAGTGCAGTGGGAGGAATGGTAAGAGCAAGGTGTCATGGTCTCAGTTGACAGCTGAGACATGTAAATCAGATGGGGGGTcaggaaggcttcttggaggaggtgatcTTGAGTGGACTCACTCTAATCCATGAACGTGAGCAGGCGACAAGGAAACTCAGGAAAGAAAGATCTTAAGGGCACATCATACAGACCCTGCTCCTTCCTTTCAGAAACTCTCCTCCAAGTACACTTTCTCTTAACTGCAATTTACCTATCCATCTCCCCAGCTCAACTGTGTGCCCTTTGTAGGTCCGAGATTGGCTCATCCTGTCATTAGGTACCAGCGTGTGTCTGTCTCCTAAGACCGCTTGGGTATCAATGGCATGGAGCGCCTATGTGCCAGATACTCCTTGCCATTTTCCAGCCCTCCGCTTTGACATCCTAGAGACAAAGCCCCATTCTCACAGATGTGAACCCTGTCCACAAGGATGCCACAGATGCCAAACCTGTTCTCAGATGTCCTAATGGATGAAGATGTCCAGGCCACACCCCTGCACACACAGGCCCAGGCCCCTTCTCTGGTCAGTCCTGAGCCATCTCAGTCACCTCTAACTGTCCTCTCCCTCTCTACCTCCCCGGGGCACCCCAGGCTAGTGACGGCCTGCTGGTGCGCTGGCAGAACAAGACACTGGAGAGCCTCATAGAACTGCACAACAAGCCACCTGTCTGGAACGATGACAGCGGCTCCTACACCCTCAACTTCCAAGGCCGGGTCACCCAGGCCTCAGTCAAGAACTTCCAGATTGTCCACGCTGATGATCGTGAGTACCTGAGGGCCCAGGTCTGGCTCTTCTCCACCACCCCCAGGACGCCGACCCTTATTCAAGctcccctcaccccctcccatacacacacaccaaccgTTATCCCGAGAGCTGAGACATCCCACAAGGTCACTCTCTCCTCCATAGGCACTGACACTCCATAGGCACTGCTCTCAAGAGCCTCGATATTCTAAGCGGGTGTCTTGGGGCTCCTGATTCCAGGTTCCCATTCCAGCATTGGCCAGAGCAGTAGGTTAGATACTGGGACATTCTGCATAAGATTGTGTTGAAGGGAGGGTTGAGCTCCTAGAGTCTGAAAACCACTGACAGCCCGACTCCTCTTTGGTCAAAGAGggtgctgaggctcagagagggcagcCCTTTGCCCAAAGTCTCTCAGCAACTTCTCCAGGAAGTGACACTGGCCCTcaaaatttatttcacaaaacTTACACGGTGCTtattatgtgctagacactgttctCGGGATTTTACAGATACTGAATCATCAAATCCCTTCAACATCCCTGTGAGGAGTGCCATTATTATCTCTATTtggcaggaaactgaggcacagagaggttaagcaacttgcccatggtcacatcACTAGTAGGAGGTAGAGCTGACAGTCAGGATCTCCAGTGGCCATGCTCTTAACCTCTTCAAGATGGTTGCCTTTTAGGGGCAGGGAATATTAAGCAtttttgagtgcctactctgtgtCTTCTCTCAAGTGAGAGGTCAAAGGACTACCCTGGAAGGGTCAGGGAAACAAGGTGTCCCTCTTACAAGCCTTGGTTGGAAAGGCTTCCTTCCCACTAGGGTGAGGAAGTTTGGGGATGGCAGGGTATCTCCCATAGGCCTCTGGGTTCACAGGGTTGGACCAACATTGAGTGAGCCCCAACTCCATCCTAGAGATGTGCCCCCAGTGCCACCTGTCCTGTGGCCGTGGGACTGCTCTCCAGATCATGTTTCTAGTGGAGCCTGGTCCACCTGAGTTTGGGGGTATTTTTAgcaactttctgtctctatgctGTGGGAGGTGCTGAGGTTGGGCTGGGAACCTGGATCAGAGAGAGGAGAAGTGCCCagtgaggctgaggaaggggaccAGCGGCTAGTCAAGGGGTGGAGCTGGAGTCTAAGGTGGGACTTCGTGGCTGGGGATAGGAGGAAAGAATGTGGCCAGAAACAACAGAGAAGTTGGGAAGGAAGAATTCTGGGCTTGGATAAATTTGACAGGGTCCCATAGTTAATCAGGTGCGAGCTCTAGGCATGGCCTGTGGCAGCAGCAGACAAGGCAGGGTCCCTGCCCCCAGGAGATTACAGTGTGACTGCAAAGCCATGTGGTGCTGGTGTGGAGTGAAATAGGAAGAGGGGATGGGTGTTGAGTAACTGAGATGGTGGCTGAGGGTTGGATCCCCAAGGCAAGGGAGAGACTGCCCCCAAGGTTGAGGGCACTGTCTGCCACGATGGCAGTCCAAGGAGGTCTCGGGCCGCCCCCACCCCGTCTTGTGTCCATAGCCGACTATATCGTGCTGCAGTTTGGCCGCGTGGCGGAGGACGCCTTCACCCTAGACTACCGGTACCCGCTGTGCGCCCTGCAGGCCTTCGCCATCGCCCTCTCCAGTTTCGACGGGAAGCTGGCCTGCGAATGACCCCAGCAGCCCCTCAGTGCCCTCAGAGCCCGTCAGCGTCGGGGGAAGGATTCAGTGGAGGCTTGCAGGGTCTCTCCAGCAAAGCCCCCGCGAAAAACTGCTCCTGTGTCCGGGCTGACCCCTCACTGCCTCTCGGTGACCTCTGTCCGCTCCCCAGCCTGGCACAGGCCGACGCAGGAGGAGCCTGGACAGCGGGTAGGACGGAGATGAAGAACATCTGGAGTTGGAGCCGCACATCTGGTCTCGGAGCTCGCGGGCGCCGCTGTGCCCCCCTCCTCCCCAAGCCCCAGTCACTTCCTGTCCGGGAGCAGTAGTCAGTGTTGTTTTAACCTCCCCTCTCCCCGGGACCGCGCTAGGGCTCCGAGGAGCTGGGGCGTACTAGGAGGAGGGGGTAGGTGATGGGGGACGAGGGCCAGGCACCCACATCCCCAATAAAGCCGCGTCCTTGGCCAAGCGGAGCGGTGGTTCCTCAGCGCGTGCGGAGAACGAGGCGGCAGGAGGCGTCCGAGGCGCGGGCTAGAAGCCTCAACCCCCGCCCCACTCCCGCCCAGGCCCCGGGCGCTCCCGCGTCCCCTCCCCGCACCCGTCGCGGGTCCTACCGAAACTCGGCGGCCGCGCAGCGTCGAGACGCCCCCCGCGGGGGCCCGGGGAGCCAGGACGAAAGGGAGGGTCCCGGAGGTcggggaagagggagaaagggagaagaaattcGAGAAACGAGCCACGCGGGGAGAACCAGACAAACCGGGTCCCGGCAGGGCGGGCGCAGCCGCCAGGGCGGAGCCGGGTCTGGGGCCCCGGGAGTGGGGGGCAGGCCCGCGAGCTGGAGGGGGCGCTCCGCCTCGGCGGCTCGGGACTAGGGTGGACAGGCCGGGAGCCCCGGGGCCCGTGCGCTACGGCTCTGCCGGGCTCCTCGTGACGCGGCACCCAAGGCCCCCGGCACCGACGGGAGCCCTGCCCCCGAGGCAGGGGCtccgcccccggccccgccccagGCCGGAGCCCCAAATTGCGGCGGGTACCCGGGAGCGGGGCGAGAACCGGCGCGCAGGGAGAGGAAGGCAGCTGCGCACAGGCGGGCGAGGAGTGGGGCTCCCAGGCGCGCGCCGGCCGGGGTGGCCGGGTCGCGAGGCCTCAGGGTGGGCGGCCCGAGCGCGGCTGGACGGCTCCGCCCCTCCCGGCCAGCACCGCCCCCTGCGCGCCCCGCCCCCTCCTTCCCgcagcccccacccccgccccggcTCCTCAACACAAACTTTCCGTCCCGCTCGCTCCCTCCTCCGCGCTCGGCGCCTCCCGCTCCAACCCGGCTCATTCCGCACATTCCGGCCAGCCCCCTCCCCACGACCCCCCTTCCTCGGCCCCCCTCGCGGCTCCCTCGGGCCCGGCGGAGCGGCCCGGCCGGAGCGCCCCCGCGAGCTCGGACCAGGTAAGCCGGGCGGACGCCGGGAGGAGGCCCCGCTCGGGAGAGGTGGTTTGGTTGGTCGGCTGGGCTGGCAGGGGGGGCGACACCCGAGGGGGACTGGGTCCCCGAGCTATTGTccagctggagctggagccccGGATTGGGGTGCCGGGAAGTttagagggaagggagaaaatcTCTCCGGGAAGCCCCGCCCCCCgctctccccaccaccccccccCGCGACGGGGACGAGTTGGTCTGGGAAGGTGGGGAAGCCGGGGAGACCGTGTCCCCCGTGCCGTCGCCTGTCCCGCCGTCCGCGCTTGGGGGTCGGGGCGGGGATCCGGGGGCCGCACAGTGTGGAGGGCCTGCCTGCCACCCGGGATCTCATATCCGGGGCGCCCAGTCCCGGGCCCCACCGCCCTTTGGACTCCCGGCCCGCGCGCTCCCGGAGCCCGCCCGGCCTCAGCTCCACGCAGGCCTCGGGCCCGGCCTCCCCGCGCCCAGGCCGGTTTCTGCGCGCAGTGCCGCGGCTGCGCTGACTTGTGGAGGGTGTCTAGAGCAAAGCCGCGCGCCCCGGCCGTGTGTCCCctgagaggcagggaggggctcACGTTCCCTTCAGTTCTGCCGCCTGCGTCGGGGTGTCGATTCAGAGTTCCAGCCCTGAACGCTGTGAGCTTGGCTCCGAGGGGGTCTGGATTTGGGGCCTTTTCTTCCCCACACTTTCTCAGGGCTCTTGTTTAGACTTGAGAAGGTTTGAGGGTGACTGGTCCCCCGCTTCCTACCCCGGTCCCCTCCATTGTCTGTCATGCCCTTTATTCCTGCCaggggagggagggctgggggcGCCGGTCTGGATTTGTTTTCCAGCCCAGCTGGGCCCTGGGGCAGTGTCATTGGGACCCCACTCTGTCAACTTTACTGGTGAGGGGCCCTGATCCAGGGCTGAGAGATTCTTTCAGTGCAAGGGGGAAGGAGGCCTTGGGGCGGTCTTCTCAAGGGCTGtcttctgtgtcttccctcttTCCAGGTAGGGGCAGAACCAGGTCAGGCCTAGACTTGTTGTCCGGAAGAACAGGGCataggggtaggggtaggggcTGGACACAGCTCAGAGGGGCTGGTGCCCATGGTGGCTCTGTGTATCCAGTCTCTTGTGGCCTGGTTCTCTGTACACATGTTCCACAGCAGTGCTGGGGTCACCTGGGGCAAGGAGGGAAGGCTCTCCCAAAAGTTGGAGATTTGGGGGAATTATGTCCCCTCCCTTCTAGACTCCTGTAGCCCCACTCCCCCCAAGAGCCCTCTCCTAGGGCACTACCTAAAGGATGTGGTTTTGTGGTCTTTTGGGTCCCTACTCTCCCAGTGGGCAGGGAGTACACAGATCTTCCAGGACAAGGCTGTCCAGTAAGGGTGACTTCAGGGGCCCTGGATGCCCCCTCCTCAGGGAGAGGGTAGGAGCCAGTATGAGTCCCAAGCTCTTGGGCCTTTCCCCACTCCCCTAGGGAGGGAACCGTCATTAATGCTAATGAGCGCATCTGGGCTGGGGAATGGCTATTAGAACGGTCAGTGCTTGCCAGGACAGAGCGGCGCATTGAGTATACAGGAGCATCACATGGGTCCTGAGCTCTGCTCCCATCCTCACCCTAAGGTTTGTAGACCCTGGCACTTTCTACCAACTGAAGGAATATCAAAACCACATCTCAACAGAGGTGGTCAAGAAATAGGGATCTGGTCCCCTCTGGACCTTTAACCAATTGTGCCATCTTGGCCAGCccctttgggcctcagtttccctgcttGGAATGAATGACTTCTCAGGTCCCTTTTCTCTGAGCTCCTCCCAGAGTCTGTCTCCCAGTTTGCCTCCCTTCTCCCATGATGGAACCTGAACCTGGTGGGGTCTGGAGAGGTGGGTGGGTGATCCAGTGGCCCAAGGAAGAAGGCAAGGACAAACCAAGGAGTGACTGAGGAGTAGCTCAGCCAGGTGAACAGGGCTGAAAAGGTGGCAGGAAGCAGGTGTCAAGGAACAGGGAGGCTTAGTGGATTGGGGGATCTTGCCTCTGAGGTGGTCGAGCGTTCTGGTAGGGCTGGATGGCACAAAAGGTCTTCAGAGGCCATTTGGGTGGCCCTACCCTCTGCCCCACTCCCAAACACCTCTGGGGGCCCCAGGGCTCAGTGTGGAAATCGCTggtcctgccctcctccccctccccactcagGATGGGGAGAGGAGCCCAGGGGTCTAAATGCTGCAGCTTTCTGTGAAGGAGCTAGGAGGTCGCAGCCTCTTCTTCCCACATGGGGGCTGCAGAAGCTGTGGGATTCCGGGGGTGACCCTGAGGACCTGCCTCTGGATAGAGCTGGGGAGGTCAGCAGATCACACTCAGTACTGTCCCAGTGGCCTTGCCCtgtcttccctcccctcccctcccggtGTTGTGCCCTAGGTTGTCTGCAGAAGGGGCCGCTTCCCTCCAGGGAGAACTCTGCCCTGCCGGAGGGAAGGCTCTGCCTGTCTTCCCCAAcccacaggaggtggaggttaggGCCAGAGAGGTTCATCCCCCTGTACATCCTAAAGCCTCTGCCCTTGGGGTTTCCTAGAGTGCCGATTGTTTCCTGTGCTCCCTGCCAGGCCTGAAAGGGCAGGAAGTGTTAGAGGGAAATGAGACTGCAACTGTGTGTGGCGCTGGATGTGTGTGAGGGAAGCCGTGAGTGGGACATTTCTGTGTGGGTGAGACTTGCCTTCTGTGGGGCTGGATATGTGTGGAAGAGAACCCTGGTTAGAGCGGCTTGTGCAGGGCTAGGTGTATGCGGGAGAGAAGCTGTGGCTTTGTGACATTCGTGTATGTGACAGATATACACATCCATAAGAGAAACTGGTGACTCTTCATGTGTCTGGGCGTGCCGCCACCTGTGTACCTGAGAACCTGCATGGGGGATGTTCTGTGTGTGCCAGGGCATTCTGTGTGTGTCCTGGATGTGCCGCTGAAGGAAGCCGGCTGCCTAACCATCTGTGTGCCTGGAGATTACACTGGGTGTGACTCTGATGCTCAAGTGACCTGCGTGTGAGGGACACCATGCTTGCATGAGGCTGTGTGTATGCGAGCGCGCGGGTGCGTGTGCGTGAGAAGCCGGATGAGTGGTGATCTGTGTGATGTGTTATGCTGTGGTGTGACCACTTGTGACCTGTATGTTGTGACGCAGCATGTGAGATGGCTTCAGGTTTGTCTGTGTGTGACTTACGTGTGACACTACATGCAAGTAAAACAATATGACCAACTCCGTGTCAGTATGATGTGTGTACCAGCAAGGTGGGCCCCATCCGACATGTGCCAAGCATGAAtatggtatgtggtgtgtgggtgACACTGAGCACCAGAAAGCGACGCCGTGTGTGAGAGAAACTGGGGCGTGACTGATCCTGGCACTGTGGGTGGGTGGTCACTATCTGAACGTGTTTGGGACTCTCGGGTAGTGTGGGTGACACCCCCAGGGCTGTGCCAGGCAGGGCGTGTAGGAGGCTCTGTGGGGTGCGTTTGGGGCCTGTGGTCCCTGACATGTGTGGCATCTATGTGGAAGACCATGAGAAAGACactgataaaaaacagaaaggaggaatgtaattaatgccactcAATTGTACACTTAGAATGGCAAAAATGGTAAACTcgatgttatgtatattttatcacaataaagaTTGTTTAAAAACCCAGCAGGAGAGAGATGCGGGTAACAGTGGATGTGCAGGACAGTGGCTGTGACGCAACTGTGTGTGCGAGCGAGAGGAAGGGCGCAGAGGACACCATGACTCTCATGGGGGCACTGACTGAGTGGCTGGTGGGAGCCCAGTGGGCTACCCGGAGTACCAGGAGTCTGGCGTGGTAACTGAGAACTGAGAAACCGTGACCCCCCACAGCCTGTCTCCCACTGGATACCTGAGATTCCCGCCCTGGGACCAGGACAAGATGAGGAGACAAGTCAGTCCCAGGGAGGAGGTGAAGGGAGGTTTGGGAACCGGGCCCTTCTCTCTGCAGGGGACTTGAGGGCTGAGTCTCCACCCTCCTACCCCCTATACTGCTTCAGGGAGAGGGGGCGTGACGACGGATGAGCTTTGCAGAAGGAGG from the Macaca mulatta isolate MMU2019108-1 chromosome 4, T2T-MMU8v2.0, whole genome shotgun sequence genome contains:
- the TULP1 gene encoding tubby-related protein 1 isoform X4; protein product: MPLQDETLREVWASDSGHEEESLSPEAPRRPKQRPAPAQRLRKKRTEAPESPCPTGSKPRKPGGDLGSPNPPPKALRVRNKEAPAGEGTKMRKTKKKGSGEADKDPSGSPASARKSPAAMFLVGEGSPDKKALKKKGTPKGGRKEEEEEEEAATVTKNSNQKGKAKGKGKKKEERAPSPPVEVDEPREFVLRPAPQGRTVRCRLTRDKKGMDRGMYPSYFLHLDSEKKVFLLAGRKRKRSKTANYLISSDPTNLSRAGENFIGKLRSNLLGNRFTVFDNGQNPQRGYSTNVASLRQELAAVIYETNVLGFRGPRRMTVIIPGMSAENERVPIRPRNASDGLLVRWQNKTLESLIELHNKPPVWNDDSGSYTLNFQGRVTQASVKNFQIVHADDPDYIVLQFGRVAEDAFTLDYRYPLCALQAFAIALSSFDGKLACE
- the TULP1 gene encoding tubby-related protein 1 isoform X3 gives rise to the protein MPLQDETLREVWASDSGHEEESLSPEAPRRPKQRPAPAQRLRKKRTEAPESPCPTGSKPRKPGEEEEEEEDEDDEEEEAEEKKEKILLPPKKPLKEKSSADLKERRAKAQGPRGDLGSPNPPPKALRVRNKEAPAGEGTKMRKTKKKGSGEADKDPSGSPASARKSPAAMFLVGEGSPDKKALKKKGTPKGGRKEEEEEEEAATVTKNSNQKGKAKGKGKKKAKEERAPSPPVEVDEPREFVLRPAPQGRTVRCRLTRDKKGMDRGMYPSYFLHLDSEKKVFLLAGRKRKRSKTANYLISSDPTNLSRAGENFIGKLRSNLLGNRFTVFDNGQNPQRGYSTNVASLRQELAAVIYETNVLGFRGPRRMTVIIPGMSAENERVPIRPRNASDGLLVRWQNKTLESLIELHNKPPVWNDDSGSYTLNFQGRVTQASVKNFQIVHADDPDYIVLQFGRVAEDAFTLDYRYPLCALQAFAIALSSFDGKLACE